Proteins co-encoded in one Bradyrhizobium sp. 170 genomic window:
- a CDS encoding GFA family protein, whose translation MSEAYTGGCACGAIRYEISAQPIEMNDCQCRQCQRKSGTGHGSYLTFPRPAVKAEGEAKHWDLVGDGGTVKSRAFCPTCGSPVYLTFPGIPEIFIVHAGSLDDPSRYKPQKVLWTAAGHAWDHPDPAARKFDKMPPG comes from the coding sequence ATGAGTGAAGCTTACACCGGCGGATGCGCCTGCGGCGCGATCCGATATGAAATCTCTGCCCAACCGATCGAGATGAACGATTGCCAGTGCCGTCAGTGCCAGCGCAAGAGCGGCACCGGCCACGGATCCTATTTGACGTTTCCGCGGCCGGCCGTGAAGGCCGAGGGCGAGGCGAAGCATTGGGACCTGGTCGGTGACGGTGGAACGGTCAAGTCCCGCGCCTTCTGCCCGACATGCGGCTCACCGGTCTATCTGACATTCCCCGGCATTCCCGAGATCTTCATCGTCCACGCGGGAAGCCTTGACGATCCCAGCCGATACAAGCCACAGAAAGTTTTATGGACCGCTGCCGGCCACGCCTGGGATCATCCCGATCCGGCCGCGCGAAAATTCGACAAGATGCCGCCCGGCTGA
- a CDS encoding DUF899 domain-containing protein encodes MQTHVVSAQEWEAARKQLLVKEKELTHARDALAAERRRMPWLAVEKEYKFEGPAGTASLRDLFEGRHQLIVYRAFYEPGVFGWPDHACRGCSMVADQVAHLAHLNARDTTLVFASRAPQADIARQKARMGWEMIPWYTVTDSFDADFDVGEWHGTNVFFRDGDKIFRTYFINNRGDEQMGGTWNYLDITPLGRQEEWEDSPEGYPQTPTYKWWNWHDSYVEGAAPDKRWVEVSDAGEAAFRKQSAGAKP; translated from the coding sequence ATGCAGACTCACGTCGTATCAGCGCAGGAGTGGGAAGCCGCGCGCAAACAGTTGCTCGTGAAGGAGAAGGAATTGACCCACGCTCGCGACGCACTGGCCGCCGAGCGTCGGCGGATGCCGTGGTTGGCCGTGGAGAAGGAATACAAGTTCGAAGGGCCTGCGGGCACGGCAAGCTTGCGCGACCTGTTCGAGGGCCGCCATCAGCTGATCGTCTACCGCGCCTTCTACGAGCCCGGCGTGTTCGGCTGGCCCGACCACGCCTGCCGCGGCTGCTCGATGGTCGCCGATCAGGTCGCCCATCTCGCTCATCTCAACGCCCGTGACACCACGCTCGTATTCGCATCGCGCGCGCCGCAGGCAGACATCGCACGCCAGAAGGCGCGAATGGGATGGGAGATGATCCCCTGGTACACCGTCACGGACAGTTTTGACGCCGACTTCGACGTCGGCGAATGGCACGGCACCAACGTGTTCTTCCGCGACGGCGACAAGATTTTCCGTACCTACTTCATCAACAACCGCGGCGACGAGCAGATGGGGGGCACCTGGAACTACCTCGACATCACGCCGCTCGGGCGCCAGGAGGAGTGGGAGGATTCTCCCGAAGGCTATCCGCAGACGCCGACCTACAAGTGGTGGAATTGGCACGACAGCTACGTCGAAGGCGCAGCGCCCGACAAGAGGTGGGTCGAGGTGTCGGACGCCGGAGAGGCCGCGTTCCGAAAACAGAGTGCGGGTGCGAAGCCATGA
- a CDS encoding SRPBCC family protein: MNATTKPDAYGELIEPTTLKIQRLLPGPIERIWAYLTDSGLRSKWLAAGQMEMKVGAPVEFVWRNDELNDPPGKRPEGFPEEHRMQSRITELDPLRKLSIAWNNSGDVTFELEPKGSGVLLTVTHRRLPDRSTMLKVSAGWHMHLDVLVARANDKEPAPFWDGWARLQQEYDSRLPA; this comes from the coding sequence ATGAATGCAACGACAAAGCCCGATGCCTATGGCGAGTTGATCGAGCCGACCACACTCAAGATCCAAAGGCTTCTGCCCGGTCCGATCGAGCGCATCTGGGCCTACCTCACCGACAGCGGCCTGCGCAGCAAGTGGCTGGCGGCGGGCCAGATGGAGATGAAGGTCGGCGCGCCCGTCGAATTCGTCTGGCGCAACGACGAGCTCAACGATCCCCCGGGCAAGCGGCCGGAGGGATTTCCGGAAGAGCATCGCATGCAGAGCCGGATCACCGAGCTCGATCCGCTCCGCAAGCTTTCGATCGCCTGGAACAACAGCGGCGACGTGACGTTCGAGCTGGAGCCCAAGGGCTCGGGCGTGCTGCTCACCGTGACCCATCGGCGTTTGCCCGATCGCTCGACCATGCTCAAGGTCAGCGCCGGCTGGCACATGCATCTCGATGTCCTGGTCGCCCGTGCCAACGACAAGGAACCGGCACCATTCTGGGACGGCTGGGCCCGCCTGCAGCAGGAATACGACAGCCGGCTGCCGGCCTGA
- a CDS encoding metalloregulator ArsR/SmtB family transcription factor, with translation MVEYSTHLDAVFHALADPTRRAMLGHLAERELTIGELATPFHMSFAGASKHVRVLENAGLVKRTIRGRTHLCRLEAARLAEADAWLRRYERFWSEKLDSLEALLRAEDEAKAKQVKE, from the coding sequence ATGGTTGAGTATTCGACACATCTCGATGCTGTTTTTCACGCGCTGGCGGACCCGACGCGCCGGGCGATGCTTGGTCATCTGGCCGAGCGGGAGCTCACGATCGGGGAACTGGCGACGCCATTCCACATGAGCTTCGCCGGCGCGTCGAAACATGTGCGGGTGCTGGAGAATGCCGGGCTGGTGAAGCGCACGATCCGTGGCCGCACCCATCTGTGCCGCCTCGAGGCGGCGCGGCTCGCGGAAGCCGATGCGTGGCTCCGCCGTTACGAACGTTTCTGGAGCGAAAAACTCGACTCGCTGGAAGCCCTGCTGCGTGCAGAGGACGAGGCGAAAGCAAAGCAGGTGAAGGAGTAG
- a CDS encoding adenylate/guanylate cyclase domain-containing protein, producing the protein MQLSSTLTWLVDAASASPGADRFLAELGMRLIADNMPLAGGALTLAVPHPIIARRTWLWRAENGAVIEAVGFAPMGFGGAGSSSGDAGRSWLAGLAGGAVHEDSVGAGEGGPVLGWIGPRRFTESEVDRLREAARFAAAPLAVLSARATLSAALEAYLGRRSAARVLAGPLRREVGETIRAVLLYGDLRSFTALSEAEPPAAVIAALGGWFDCVGGAVHAFGGEVLKFIGDGVLAIFPVGEKPREACDAALRAVASAKAGMAHLDTSRREQGLPPLSFGVALHLGEILWGNVGAADRLDFTAIGSAVNLVSRLEGLCRPLGHTVLISGAVATETSATLIPLGTHALRGIASPCAVYTMSDG; encoded by the coding sequence ATGCAACTGAGTTCGACGCTGACATGGCTGGTCGATGCGGCCAGCGCTTCGCCGGGCGCCGACCGGTTCCTCGCCGAACTCGGCATGCGCTTGATTGCGGACAACATGCCGCTCGCCGGCGGCGCGCTGACGCTCGCCGTACCGCACCCGATCATCGCCCGCCGCACCTGGCTGTGGCGGGCCGAAAATGGCGCGGTGATCGAGGCGGTGGGATTTGCACCGATGGGATTTGGGGGCGCGGGGAGTTCGTCCGGCGATGCGGGCCGGAGCTGGTTGGCCGGGCTCGCGGGCGGTGCGGTGCATGAAGACAGCGTTGGCGCGGGAGAAGGCGGGCCGGTGCTTGGCTGGATAGGGCCGCGCCGGTTCACGGAATCGGAAGTAGATCGGTTGCGCGAAGCCGCCCGCTTTGCCGCAGCGCCGCTCGCCGTACTCTCGGCCCGCGCGACGCTGTCGGCCGCGCTTGAGGCTTATCTTGGCCGGCGCAGCGCCGCGCGCGTGCTGGCGGGGCCGCTGCGGCGTGAAGTCGGCGAGACCATTCGGGCGGTGTTGCTCTATGGCGATCTGCGCAGCTTCACCGCGCTGTCCGAGGCCGAGCCTCCGGCCGCCGTCATCGCCGCACTCGGCGGCTGGTTCGACTGCGTCGGCGGCGCCGTCCACGCCTTTGGCGGCGAGGTGTTGAAATTCATCGGCGATGGCGTGCTCGCGATCTTCCCGGTCGGCGAGAAGCCGCGCGAAGCCTGCGATGCCGCGCTGCGCGCGGTTGCTTCCGCGAAAGCCGGAATGGCGCATCTCGATACGAGCCGGCGAGAGCAGGGGCTGCCGCCGCTGTCATTCGGCGTGGCGCTGCACCTTGGCGAAATTCTGTGGGGCAACGTCGGCGCGGCCGACCGGCTGGATTTCACTGCGATTGGTTCTGCGGTGAATCTGGTCAGCCGGCTGGAAGGGCTCTGCCGGCCGCTCGGTCACACTGTCCTGATCTCCGGTGCGGTCGCCACTGAGACAAGCGCGACACTGATCCCGCTGGGAACGCATGCGCTGCGCGGCATCGCATCTCCCTGCGCCGTCTACACGATGTCGGACGGTTAG